One window of the Allosaccharopolyspora coralli genome contains the following:
- a CDS encoding siderophore-interacting protein yields the protein MTSTRRAKSRYRQLEVEGVEWITPRMVRIVLTGPELADFVSSGSDQRIKLCLPKPGQPTPQGTTRDEVFALPPEQQPLHRTYTVRAFDLDALRLTVDFVVHAHGGPGTTWATTVRPGERVVTVGPTPAYRPSPDADPLVLAGDETALPAIGAILEELPARTPVRAFVEVADTDEKQSIATDAAVEWAWLPRDGLPAGRSTLLTEAIRWADLGERAHVWVGAEATVVREIREHCQRVLGLDRDRLYALAYWRAG from the coding sequence GTGACGAGTACCCGTCGGGCGAAGTCCCGCTACCGGCAACTCGAGGTCGAGGGCGTCGAGTGGATCACGCCCCGCATGGTGCGCATCGTGCTCACCGGCCCGGAACTCGCCGACTTCGTCAGCAGCGGCAGCGATCAGCGGATCAAGCTGTGCCTGCCGAAGCCGGGGCAGCCCACCCCGCAGGGCACGACCCGCGACGAGGTCTTCGCCCTTCCCCCCGAGCAGCAACCGTTGCACCGCACGTACACGGTCCGGGCGTTCGATCTCGATGCGCTGCGGCTGACGGTCGACTTCGTCGTGCACGCGCATGGTGGCCCGGGCACGACGTGGGCGACGACAGTGCGTCCCGGCGAGCGGGTCGTCACGGTCGGTCCCACTCCCGCGTACCGGCCGAGCCCGGATGCCGACCCACTCGTGCTGGCCGGGGACGAAACCGCGCTGCCCGCGATCGGCGCCATCCTGGAGGAGCTTCCCGCCCGAACCCCGGTGCGCGCGTTCGTCGAGGTCGCGGACACCGACGAGAAGCAGAGCATCGCCACCGACGCCGCCGTGGAGTGGGCATGGTTGCCTCGCGACGGCCTGCCCGCGGGGCGCAGCACGCTGCTCACCGAGGCGATCCGGTGGGCGGACCTCGGTGAGCGCGCGCACGTGTGGGTAGGCGCGGAGGCGACGGTCGTCCGCGAGATCCGTGAGCACTGCCAACGCGTTCTCGGACTCGACCGCGACCGCCTGTACGCCCTCGCCTACTGGCGCGCCGGCTGA
- a CDS encoding ANTAR domain-containing protein has protein sequence MQRDNVTGQQAFDRLVRASQHANIKLVDVARWLIDGHEQPGETDHPRTH, from the coding sequence ATGCAGCGCGACAACGTCACCGGCCAGCAGGCCTTCGATCGGCTGGTGCGCGCGTCGCAACACGCCAACATCAAACTCGTCGACGTCGCACGCTGGCTCATCGACGGTCACGAGCAGCCCGGGGAGACCGACCACCCTCGCACCCATTGA
- a CDS encoding WhiB family transcriptional regulator gives MVEQGDWRVRAACRDENPDQLFVRGAEQRKARMVCFGCPVRTECLAEALDNKIEFGVWGGMTERERRALLRRRPDIGNWHELLEAARREHAEYDECRVS, from the coding sequence ATGGTGGAGCAGGGGGACTGGCGGGTCCGCGCGGCATGCCGCGACGAGAACCCGGACCAGTTGTTCGTGAGAGGTGCCGAGCAGCGCAAGGCGCGCATGGTGTGCTTCGGCTGCCCGGTGCGAACGGAATGCCTCGCCGAGGCGCTCGACAACAAGATCGAGTTCGGTGTGTGGGGCGGCATGACCGAGCGGGAGCGCCGTGCGCTGCTGCGTCGTCGTCCCGACATCGGCAACTGGCACGAACTGCTGGAGGCTGCTCGCAGGGAGCACGCCGAGTACGACGAGTGCCGGGTGAGCTGA
- a CDS encoding GatB/YqeY domain-containing protein has protein sequence MAELKETLRADMTAAMKNRETVVTGVLRMALSAVGTEEVSGKEARELTDEEVRKVLAKEVKKRDESADAFANAGRTDQAESERAEAEILRSYLPAQLTDDELDTVAREAVSEVAAELGEQPGMKQMGQVMKVANAKASGSAEGGRIAAAVKAALAA, from the coding sequence ATGGCCGAACTGAAGGAAACGCTGCGCGCGGACATGACCGCCGCGATGAAGAACCGCGAAACCGTCGTCACCGGGGTACTCCGGATGGCGCTCTCCGCCGTCGGGACCGAGGAGGTCTCCGGCAAGGAGGCGCGGGAACTCACCGACGAGGAGGTGCGCAAGGTTCTCGCCAAGGAGGTGAAGAAGCGCGACGAGTCCGCCGACGCCTTCGCCAACGCCGGACGTACCGATCAGGCCGAGTCCGAACGCGCCGAGGCCGAGATCCTGCGTAGCTACCTGCCCGCGCAGCTCACCGACGACGAACTCGACACGGTGGCTCGCGAAGCGGTCTCCGAGGTGGCCGCCGAACTCGGCGAACAGCCAGGGATGAAGCAGATGGGCCAGGTCATGAAGGTCGCGAACGCGAAAGCCTCCGGCAGCGCCGAAGGCGGCCGCATCGCCGCTGCCGTCAAAGCCGCTCTGGCGGCCTGA
- a CDS encoding metallophosphoesterase produces the protein MNTLGRFLLASGAVGAAAAGYAAGLERRHWTLRRAMLPVLPDSADELRILHVSDLHVTPNQRSKQRWVSALDELDPHLVVNTGDNLAHPQAVPAAVRALGPLLDRPGLFVFGSNDYYGPKPKNPGRYLMPSARTKRVHGQPLPWRDLRAVMIERGWQDATHKRLELTTGGLRIHAAGVDDPHIQLDRYSEIAGTAPRQAGLRLGLTHSPEPRLLDAFATDGYDLVLAGHTHGGQLRLPGYGALVTNCDLDRRRCRGASTWGEMHLHVSAGLGTSPYAPVRFACPPEATLLTLVPRTQARSGSRDRREAEAFDGTRFGNGSSVR, from the coding sequence GTGAACACGCTCGGTCGATTCCTGCTCGCTTCCGGCGCCGTCGGTGCCGCCGCTGCCGGGTACGCCGCCGGCCTCGAACGTCGACACTGGACGCTGCGCCGAGCGATGCTTCCGGTACTGCCCGACAGCGCCGACGAGCTGCGAATCCTGCACGTCTCCGATCTTCACGTGACACCGAATCAGCGCTCGAAGCAGCGTTGGGTGTCGGCCTTGGACGAGCTGGACCCACACCTGGTGGTCAACACCGGCGACAACCTGGCGCACCCGCAGGCGGTGCCCGCCGCGGTGCGGGCGCTGGGGCCGCTGCTGGACCGCCCCGGCCTGTTCGTCTTCGGCAGCAACGACTACTACGGCCCGAAGCCGAAGAATCCGGGCCGGTACCTGATGCCCTCGGCCCGCACCAAACGCGTTCACGGCCAGCCGCTGCCGTGGCGGGATCTGCGTGCGGTGATGATCGAACGTGGCTGGCAGGACGCGACGCACAAGCGGCTCGAGCTGACTACAGGCGGCCTGCGGATTCACGCGGCGGGTGTCGACGATCCGCACATCCAGCTCGACCGCTACAGCGAGATCGCCGGGACAGCGCCGCGGCAGGCGGGCCTGCGTCTCGGGTTGACGCACTCGCCGGAGCCCCGCCTGCTCGACGCGTTCGCCACTGACGGCTACGACCTCGTCCTCGCCGGTCACACGCACGGCGGACAGCTCCGGCTGCCGGGCTACGGCGCACTCGTGACGAACTGCGACCTCGACCGGCGGCGCTGCCGTGGTGCGTCGACGTGGGGCGAGATGCACCTGCACGTCTCGGCCGGACTGGGGACCTCGCCGTACGCGCCGGTCCGCTTCGCGTGCCCACCGGAGGCGACCCTGTTGACTCTCGTTCCGCGCACCCAGGCGAGATCGGGGAGCCGGGACAGGCGCGAAGCCGAGGCGTTCGACGGGACCCGGTTCGGGAACGGATCGAGCGTCCGCTAG
- a CDS encoding TerC family protein: MAVPAVVWWLTIVGIVGLLAFDFIFHVRKAHVPSLREAAVWSALYVGIALVFGVGVLVFGGGTMGAEYFAGYVTEKALSVDNLFVFLIIITSFKVPREDQQKVLLFGIVFSLIARTGFIFLGAALINSFAWVFYIFGFILLLTAGNLIKPGGEDNHSQSNFVVRLAQRLFHTSEHYDGDKLFTIEDGRRKLTPMLLVMVAIAGTDVLFALDSIPAIFGLTQNVFIVFTATAFSLLGLRQLYFLIDGLLDRLIYLSYGLAAILGFIGVKLVLHALHENNVPFINDGEPVNVVEVSTGLSLTVIIGVLVITVAASLLSKKGRAQNTVSAARRHAAEYLEVENDPDRREELYAKLVAEEEEIRGLPEKYKKQIREEEKLMALLRRAHESRKEAMNAAGGSPDGPAPRE; this comes from the coding sequence ATGGCTGTGCCTGCCGTTGTCTGGTGGCTGACGATCGTGGGCATCGTCGGCCTCCTGGCCTTCGACTTCATCTTCCATGTCCGCAAAGCGCACGTGCCGAGCCTGCGCGAGGCGGCCGTCTGGTCGGCGCTCTACGTCGGGATCGCGCTGGTCTTCGGTGTCGGGGTGTTGGTATTCGGCGGCGGGACCATGGGCGCCGAGTACTTCGCCGGTTACGTCACCGAGAAGGCGCTCTCGGTGGACAACCTGTTCGTGTTCTTGATCATCATCACCAGTTTCAAGGTGCCCCGTGAAGACCAGCAGAAGGTCCTGCTGTTCGGCATCGTGTTCTCCCTGATCGCGCGGACCGGATTCATCTTCCTGGGTGCCGCGCTGATCAACTCGTTCGCGTGGGTGTTCTACATCTTCGGATTCATCCTGCTGCTCACGGCGGGCAACCTGATCAAGCCCGGGGGCGAGGACAACCACTCCCAGAGCAACTTCGTGGTCCGGCTCGCGCAGCGACTGTTCCACACGTCCGAGCACTACGACGGGGACAAGCTGTTCACGATCGAGGACGGTCGCCGGAAGCTGACCCCGATGCTGCTCGTGATGGTCGCCATCGCGGGCACGGACGTGTTGTTCGCGCTCGACTCGATCCCGGCGATCTTCGGGCTCACCCAGAACGTGTTCATCGTGTTCACCGCGACCGCGTTCTCGCTGCTCGGGTTGCGTCAGCTCTACTTCCTGATCGACGGTCTGCTGGACCGGTTGATCTACCTGAGCTACGGGCTCGCGGCGATCCTCGGGTTCATCGGGGTGAAGCTCGTGCTGCACGCGCTGCACGAGAACAACGTGCCGTTCATCAACGACGGCGAGCCGGTGAACGTCGTCGAGGTCAGTACCGGGCTCTCGCTGACCGTGATCATCGGAGTGCTGGTGATCACCGTCGCGGCCTCGCTGCTCAGCAAGAAGGGGCGGGCGCAGAACACGGTGTCGGCGGCCCGCAGGCACGCGGCCGAGTATCTGGAGGTCGAGAACGACCCGGACCGTCGCGAGGAGCTGTACGCCAAGCTGGTCGCCGAGGAAGAAGAGATCCGTGGCCTGCCGGAGAAGTACAAGAAGCAGATCCGGGAGGAGGAGAAGCTCATGGCTCTGCTCCGGAGAGCGCACGAAAGCAGGAAAGAGGCCATGAACGCCGCAGGCGGTTCCCCGGACGGTCCTGCGCCCCGAGAGTGA
- a CDS encoding DUF2252 domain-containing protein encodes MNEIAPVLDVHDPDLRRGRIIDTLVEAFSDLMEAAPLAFRTKFRKMAASPWAFYRGTACLFYTDVARLPDPWADERTSRVWIQGDLHAENFGTFMDAEGVLIFDLNDFDEAYLGHFTWDLQRFAASIALLGWRKAFPDEQIDTLVRSAAHAYLDQVRRFVSREQESEFSLRLDTTDGILHHILRKARLRSRAGMLDSMTETEGYDRRFRDGVGVRRLGDDEYARVSEAFQHYLTTIPQHRKMPEVAYTVKDLVGRSGFGIGSAGLPAYSVLIEGPNEALENDIVLSMKQGNVAAPSRVVPDEHIRGYFRHHGQRTALSQRALQAHADPLLGYTELGGVGYVVDEVSPYESDLDWGELNEPEEIVPVLDRLARAVAKAHCISDADSDQDLVTISTEQAIADAVNGKDEDFVRWLSAFARDYADVVRDDHRLFVDAFRNGEIPGVTSTRVS; translated from the coding sequence ATGAACGAGATTGCCCCCGTTCTCGACGTCCACGATCCGGACCTGCGGCGCGGGCGCATCATCGACACGCTCGTCGAAGCCTTCTCCGACCTGATGGAGGCCGCACCGCTGGCGTTCCGCACCAAGTTCCGCAAGATGGCCGCGTCACCGTGGGCGTTCTACCGGGGCACCGCGTGCCTGTTCTACACCGACGTGGCGCGGCTGCCGGATCCGTGGGCCGACGAGCGCACCAGCCGGGTGTGGATCCAGGGCGATCTGCACGCCGAGAACTTCGGGACCTTCATGGACGCCGAAGGTGTGCTCATCTTCGACCTCAACGACTTCGACGAAGCCTACCTCGGCCATTTCACCTGGGACCTGCAGCGTTTCGCCGCGAGCATCGCCCTGCTCGGCTGGCGCAAGGCGTTCCCCGACGAGCAGATCGACACCCTGGTGCGCAGCGCCGCGCACGCCTATCTCGACCAGGTGCGCCGGTTCGTTTCCCGCGAGCAGGAGTCCGAGTTCTCGCTGCGGCTGGACACCACCGACGGCATCCTGCATCACATCCTGCGCAAGGCCCGGTTGCGCAGCCGGGCAGGAATGCTCGACTCGATGACCGAGACCGAGGGTTACGACCGGCGGTTCCGCGACGGGGTCGGGGTGCGCAGGCTCGGCGACGACGAGTACGCGCGGGTCAGCGAGGCGTTCCAGCACTACCTGACCACGATCCCGCAGCACCGGAAGATGCCCGAGGTCGCCTACACGGTCAAAGACCTCGTCGGCCGCAGCGGCTTCGGGATCGGCAGCGCGGGTCTGCCCGCGTACAGCGTCCTCATCGAAGGCCCGAACGAGGCGCTGGAGAACGACATCGTGCTGTCCATGAAGCAGGGCAACGTCGCCGCCCCCTCGCGGGTCGTGCCCGACGAGCACATCCGCGGCTACTTCCGCCACCACGGCCAGCGCACCGCGCTGTCGCAACGCGCGCTGCAGGCACACGCGGACCCGCTGCTCGGTTACACCGAGCTCGGTGGGGTCGGCTACGTGGTCGACGAGGTCTCACCGTACGAATCCGACCTCGATTGGGGCGAGCTCAACGAACCCGAGGAGATCGTGCCGGTGCTCGACCGGCTCGCCCGTGCCGTGGCCAAGGCGCACTGCATCTCCGACGCGGACTCCGATCAGGACCTGGTCACCATCAGCACTGAGCAGGCCATCGCCGACGCCGTGAACGGCAAGGACGAGGATTTCGTGCGGTGGCTGTCCGCCTTCGCCCGCGACTACGCCGACGTGGTCCGCGACGATCACCGCCTGTTCGTCGACGCGTTCCGCAACGGTGAGATCCCCGGCGTCACGTCAACCCGCGTGAGCTGA
- a CDS encoding transglycosylase domain-containing protein has protein sequence MSVRDSVLKLFGLCILAGVLVAGMLFPVVGSLGVVSNRAGDAVDSISNQLLTTPAPLVTTVTDRDGNPIAYLYEQDRVSASSEQISDTMKAAIIAIEDQRFFEHDGVDWPGTMRAAVTNQAAGQISQGGSTLTQQYVKNYLVHVVAGNDPVQQAKATEQTPARKMREIRIALQLEQQLNKPEILTRYLNTVPFGNQTYGVTSASRAYFNTTPDQLTISQAALLAGITNSPSSLNPTTNPEEALNRRNLVIDAMEQQQRITPEAAEQARQEPLGVAEPLNLIPNGCVGAGPADGFFCQYVLDYLGRSGFSEGQLKRGGYTIRTSLDQNITNLAKEAAEGQVPKTTEGIANVMSVVEPGKEKHQVRALVANRDFGFDPDEGQTAYPLPSGIAKFGAGSIYKVFTAAAALEQGMGIYNTIQAPPNYTSNTYRNGSAPYTVGNAEGVAPGPRTLQDALATSPNTAFVALQERVGLNETVDIAARLGMRQTLLFSDRAGEPVPPGDTAGESQAEWTKNNNIGAFTLGFAPASPLELSNVAATIMSGGTWCPPSPIEQIVDRNGNPVTITEDPCEQAVDEELANALAVGMSKDTASGGTAQQAASAAGWSRPVIGKTGTTEAHQSAGFIGATPQFAGSVLTFSDGNRPQGICDTTPPSLCGANGGNIYGGKVPARTWFDAMTGIHEGLPTIELPPTTDRYESGGDEFQVPNVVGMNSDRAQETLEGAGYTVQTRSVNSERERDTVTSQTPRGFALPGETVTISVSTGYVPRPRPETTTSEPPPEDESPPEESPGEESPGEESPGEESPPPEDPPDESPPDEGPTQTPPPEDEGP, from the coding sequence GTGTCAGTCCGCGACAGCGTTCTCAAGCTCTTCGGCCTGTGCATACTGGCCGGCGTGTTGGTGGCGGGGATGCTCTTCCCCGTCGTGGGGTCACTCGGCGTGGTGTCCAATCGGGCCGGTGACGCCGTCGACAGCATCTCGAACCAGCTGTTGACCACCCCCGCTCCGTTGGTGACAACTGTCACAGACCGGGACGGCAACCCCATCGCCTACCTGTACGAACAGGATCGGGTCTCGGCCTCATCGGAACAGATCTCCGACACGATGAAGGCTGCGATCATCGCGATCGAGGACCAGCGGTTCTTCGAGCACGACGGCGTGGACTGGCCGGGCACGATGCGCGCCGCGGTGACCAACCAGGCCGCAGGCCAGATCTCGCAGGGCGGCTCGACACTGACCCAGCAATACGTGAAGAACTATCTGGTGCACGTCGTCGCCGGGAACGACCCGGTCCAGCAGGCCAAAGCGACCGAGCAGACGCCGGCGCGGAAAATGCGCGAGATCCGCATCGCGTTGCAACTCGAACAGCAGCTGAACAAACCGGAAATTCTCACCCGGTACCTGAACACGGTGCCGTTCGGGAACCAGACCTACGGTGTCACCTCGGCGTCCCGTGCGTACTTCAACACCACCCCGGACCAGCTCACGATCTCGCAGGCGGCACTGCTCGCGGGCATCACCAACAGTCCGAGCTCGCTGAACCCGACGACCAACCCGGAGGAGGCGCTCAACCGCCGCAATCTCGTCATCGACGCGATGGAGCAACAGCAGCGCATCACCCCCGAGGCGGCGGAGCAGGCCAGGCAGGAGCCGCTCGGGGTGGCCGAACCGCTGAACCTCATCCCGAACGGGTGCGTGGGTGCCGGCCCGGCTGACGGGTTCTTCTGCCAGTACGTCCTCGACTACCTCGGCCGGTCCGGCTTCTCCGAAGGACAGCTCAAGCGAGGCGGGTACACCATCCGCACGTCGTTGGACCAGAACATCACCAACCTCGCCAAGGAGGCCGCCGAGGGCCAGGTGCCCAAGACCACCGAGGGGATCGCGAACGTGATGTCCGTCGTGGAACCCGGCAAGGAGAAGCACCAGGTGCGGGCGCTCGTGGCCAACCGCGACTTCGGTTTCGACCCCGACGAGGGCCAGACCGCCTACCCGCTGCCCAGTGGGATCGCCAAGTTCGGCGCCGGGTCGATCTACAAGGTGTTCACGGCGGCGGCCGCGCTGGAGCAGGGGATGGGGATCTACAACACCATCCAGGCCCCGCCCAACTACACCTCGAACACCTACCGCAACGGCAGCGCGCCCTACACGGTCGGCAACGCCGAAGGCGTGGCCCCGGGCCCACGCACTCTGCAGGACGCGCTCGCGACCTCGCCGAACACCGCATTCGTCGCGTTGCAGGAACGGGTCGGACTCAACGAGACCGTGGACATCGCGGCTCGGCTGGGGATGCGGCAGACGCTGCTGTTCTCCGACAGAGCCGGTGAGCCGGTCCCGCCGGGCGACACCGCGGGCGAGTCGCAGGCCGAGTGGACCAAGAACAACAACATCGGCGCGTTCACCCTCGGGTTCGCGCCGGCGAGCCCATTGGAGCTGTCCAACGTGGCCGCCACGATCATGAGCGGCGGCACCTGGTGCCCGCCATCGCCGATCGAGCAGATCGTCGACCGCAACGGCAACCCGGTGACGATCACCGAGGACCCGTGCGAGCAGGCCGTCGACGAGGAACTGGCGAACGCGCTCGCCGTCGGGATGAGCAAGGACACCGCCAGCGGCGGGACCGCCCAACAGGCCGCCAGTGCCGCCGGGTGGAGCCGACCGGTCATCGGCAAGACCGGAACCACCGAGGCGCACCAGTCGGCGGGCTTCATCGGTGCCACGCCGCAGTTCGCGGGCTCGGTGCTCACGTTCTCCGACGGCAATCGGCCCCAGGGCATCTGTGACACCACGCCGCCGAGTCTGTGCGGTGCCAACGGCGGCAACATCTACGGCGGCAAGGTCCCGGCCCGAACCTGGTTCGACGCCATGACCGGCATCCACGAGGGCCTGCCGACGATCGAACTACCGCCGACGACGGACCGCTACGAGAGCGGCGGGGACGAGTTCCAGGTGCCCAACGTGGTCGGCATGAACTCCGACCGGGCGCAGGAGACGCTCGAAGGCGCCGGGTACACGGTGCAGACGCGATCGGTGAACAGCGAGCGCGAGCGCGACACGGTGACGAGCCAGACGCCACGCGGTTTCGCCCTGCCGGGCGAGACGGTGACGATCTCGGTCAGCACCGGCTACGTGCCGCGACCGCGGCCGGAGACGACGACGTCGGAGCCACCTCCGGAGGACGAGTCGCCGCCCGAGGAATCCCCCGGCGAGGAATCCCCCGGCGAGGAATCCCCCGGTGAGGAGTCACCGCCTCCGGAGGACCCACCAGACGAGTCGCCACCGGACGAGGGACCGACGCAGACCCCGCCGCCAGAAGACGAGGGCCCGTGA
- a CDS encoding Crp/Fnr family transcriptional regulator, which yields MDAEVTASLTRSHLAGVPFAALERLTSGSTDLQLAPGTVFAPAAHAAEYCYLLVRGLIRSFLLSPEGRQVTVRYSQPGSLIGLATLFSSGPIPAGLQAVTGSRVLLLDPKTVRSLARTDARVGHAMLVELSDRVIMYMNTVGEVVFSSLHDRVLAHLLDIAELGRQNSELSARISQQDLADQVGTVREVVVRILREFRAAGLVRTERDRIVVLDVSRCRRELGRVRQGSPLRTARPSGERSGSRPRLA from the coding sequence ATGGACGCCGAGGTCACCGCATCGCTGACGAGGAGTCATCTGGCAGGCGTGCCCTTCGCAGCGCTCGAGCGGCTCACCAGCGGATCGACCGACCTCCAGCTGGCACCCGGCACGGTCTTCGCACCCGCGGCCCACGCAGCCGAGTACTGCTACCTGCTGGTACGCGGTCTCATCCGGAGCTTCCTGTTGTCCCCGGAGGGCAGACAGGTCACCGTCCGCTACTCCCAGCCGGGTTCGCTCATCGGGCTCGCGACCCTGTTCTCCAGCGGCCCGATCCCGGCTGGCCTGCAAGCCGTGACCGGCTCGCGAGTACTGCTGTTGGACCCGAAGACGGTCCGATCGCTGGCACGCACCGACGCCCGCGTCGGCCACGCGATGCTCGTCGAACTCAGCGACCGGGTGATCATGTACATGAACACCGTCGGCGAGGTGGTGTTCTCCTCCCTGCACGACCGTGTCCTCGCGCACCTGCTGGACATCGCCGAACTCGGACGGCAGAACTCGGAACTCTCCGCCCGGATCAGCCAACAGGACCTTGCCGACCAGGTCGGCACCGTGCGCGAAGTCGTCGTCCGGATCCTTCGTGAGTTCCGCGCGGCCGGACTGGTCCGCACCGAACGCGACCGCATCGTCGTGCTGGACGTGTCCCGGTGCCGCAGGGAACTCGGCCGCGTTCGACAGGGAAGTCCACTCAGGACAGCCCGACCGTCCGGCGAGCGAAGTGGATCTCGGCCGCGACTTGCCTGA
- a CDS encoding S9 family peptidase: MSTYPKAIIPDSLFDDPEREARWRARFSAPRVSLPQWSHGDPDRSLYVSNASGTWELYAWHRGTDSHRQVTDRPNGTFHGTLSADGERVWWFDDTDGDEFGSWVSEPFHPAGERVRELPATHAGYPAGLELGEKVVGLGMSTDDGVTVWVTREGGEPEVVYAHEQDGGLSALSWDESLLVLSHSEHGDSRHPALRVLDVADGSTVAEKRDGEGKGLDALEFPPVRGDQRLLVLHERRGREELLIWDVATDTETEIHLDLPGEVSADWYPDGRSLLIAHTHHARTSMYRYDLESGKLAELPTPAGTVVGASVRPDRSVEYAWSSAATPGLVRTVSDDGTDQVLLTPPGERPPGSSPVSDVFVPVPYGPNESVHALVSRPEDAGDGPLPTVFNLHGGPHAADEDRFSAYRAAWLDAGFAVVEINYRGSTGYGSPWRDAIEGRPGLTELEDVAHVHDWALAEGVTTAELSVVAGASWGGYLALLAMGTQPGRWAGGVAGVPVADYVSAYADEMEPLRAYDRALFGGAPDDIPDTYRECSPLTYVDAVRAPVLVLAGDNDPRCPIQQILNYLDRLAQREIPFEFYRYDAGHGSLVVAETLRQVAAEIHFARRTVGLS; this comes from the coding sequence GTGAGCACCTACCCGAAGGCGATCATCCCGGACTCCTTGTTCGACGACCCCGAGCGGGAGGCGCGGTGGCGCGCGCGGTTCAGCGCCCCCCGGGTCTCGCTGCCGCAGTGGTCCCACGGCGATCCCGACCGCAGCCTGTACGTGTCGAACGCGAGCGGCACGTGGGAGCTGTACGCCTGGCACCGGGGCACGGACTCGCACCGGCAGGTCACCGATCGTCCGAACGGCACCTTCCACGGCACGTTGTCCGCCGACGGCGAGCGCGTGTGGTGGTTCGACGACACCGACGGCGACGAGTTCGGCTCCTGGGTGAGCGAGCCGTTCCACCCCGCCGGTGAGCGGGTCCGTGAGCTGCCCGCCACCCACGCCGGCTACCCGGCGGGTCTGGAGCTCGGCGAGAAGGTCGTCGGCCTCGGCATGTCCACCGACGACGGGGTGACCGTGTGGGTCACGCGCGAGGGCGGCGAGCCCGAGGTCGTGTACGCCCACGAGCAGGACGGCGGGCTCTCGGCGCTGTCGTGGGACGAGTCGTTGCTGGTGCTCTCGCACTCCGAGCACGGCGACAGCCGCCACCCGGCGCTGCGTGTGCTCGACGTCGCGGACGGCTCGACGGTCGCCGAGAAGCGGGACGGCGAGGGCAAGGGCCTCGATGCGCTGGAGTTCCCGCCCGTCCGGGGCGACCAGCGGCTGCTGGTGCTGCACGAGCGCAGGGGACGCGAAGAGCTGCTGATCTGGGACGTCGCCACCGACACGGAGACGGAGATCCACCTCGACCTGCCGGGCGAGGTCTCCGCGGACTGGTACCCGGACGGCCGGTCGCTGCTCATCGCACACACCCACCACGCACGCACCTCGATGTACCGCTACGACCTCGAGTCCGGGAAGCTGGCCGAACTGCCGACCCCGGCAGGCACGGTCGTCGGCGCGTCGGTGCGGCCGGACAGGTCCGTCGAGTACGCCTGGTCGTCGGCGGCGACCCCCGGCCTCGTGCGGACGGTGTCCGACGACGGCACCGACCAGGTGTTGTTGACTCCCCCGGGTGAGCGCCCGCCGGGTTCCTCGCCCGTGTCGGACGTGTTCGTGCCGGTCCCGTACGGCCCGAACGAGTCGGTACACGCGCTCGTGTCGAGGCCGGAGGACGCTGGGGACGGGCCGCTGCCGACGGTGTTCAACCTGCACGGCGGCCCGCACGCGGCGGACGAGGACCGCTTCTCGGCGTACCGGGCGGCGTGGCTTGACGCGGGCTTCGCCGTCGTGGAGATTAACTACCGGGGTTCTACCGGCTACGGCTCGCCGTGGCGGGACGCCATCGAGGGACGCCCCGGGCTGACCGAGCTGGAGGACGTCGCGCACGTCCACGACTGGGCGCTCGCCGAAGGAGTGACGACCGCCGAACTGAGTGTCGTGGCCGGCGCCTCGTGGGGTGGCTACCTGGCCCTGTTGGCGATGGGCACACAACCGGGGCGCTGGGCCGGTGGTGTCGCCGGGGTCCCGGTCGCCGACTACGTCTCCGCCTACGCCGACGAGATGGAACCGCTGCGCGCCTACGACCGGGCTCTGTTCGGCGGTGCGCCGGACGACATTCCGGACACTTACCGGGAATGCTCGCCACTGACCTATGTGGACGCGGTGCGCGCACCGGTGCTGGTGCTGGCGGGAGACAACGACCCGCGCTGCCCGATCCAACAGATCCTGAACTACCTGGATCGACTGGCACAGCGGGAGATCCCGTTCGAGTTCTACCGCTACGACGCCGGACACGGCTCGCTCGTGGTGGCCGAGACGCTCAGGCAAGTCGCGGCCGAGATCCACTTCGCTCGCCGGACGGTCGGGCTGTCCTGA